AGATTTAGTCTTTTTATTCGATCTTTCTAAAGATACGTAAAGGTattctaaaataaaattaaacacagcTCGCATGAGAATACAGGAAAATTAGgagtacactttaaaaaaattatgccACTGCAGTACGCATGCCAGGCCTGTAGTTGGCGATGTAACTGTGTAAAAACATGCTATCCAAACCCTACTGTTGTGTGAGCAGTAAAcagtaaaaaaacccccaaaaaaacagttttcatcCAACTTTAGTTCAAAGCCAGTGGACACTTACATTCAGTTGTCCATGTGTGCGGCTCCAGCATCAGGTACTGTTTGGTTTGTTCCAGCTCTTTCTTCAACCACTGGTACTTTGCTCGGACCTCGCTGATGCGCTGCTGACGGTGCTCGAGCAGGCGAAGTTTACCACTGATGTACACCATCTCCtaatacacacaaacatgcaaagtaaGTAGACATTTTATAAGTATTAATCCACCGTGGATTGGAGTAAATGTAGCAAATAATTGACATACACCTCACAGACTGCCTCCAATGTTGTTTTACTTTGATACATCAATACATTTCCATGTCAGTTAAATTCAAGTGTCCCTGCACTAAAACGTTGATGTTATTGTCCTCACCTTAACCCCGCCTTTGTCCCTCCTCTTCTGCAGGCGCTCAACGTCGTCTATCTCGTACACCTTGATCTCAAAGGTCTCCGCTGTACCTCGGAGGTTTGTGGGAGCAGGTGGCCCCAGAGGGCCATCTACCCAGCATGCACCTGGGctcaaggaggaggaagatgaggacgTCGTGGCCTGTTTGGTGGCGCGGTGaggggaggtggaggaggaggagtccaAGGTCAGTGCTGGGATAAGCCGACGACGCTGAATACCTGAAAATATCACATTTGAGACAAAAGTATAACATAAACACGGCTCTAGTTTGTCATGGGTGTGGTAACATACTTATTTAACTCAGTGCTTTTGTATTCTATCCCCTTTAGATATTACAGgcttatttgtaagttacaggAAGTGATATACTTGTAGTAACATGGGCGAGAGCAAGGATGGCAGCAAGCGAAGAGTTATTTTAATAATCTTTTTAGTCGCTGCACGGCACTGAAAGGTCAAGCAGAGACATTTGTATTTCATTATGTCGTAAGAACCAGCCACACAGAGAGAATTACACTCTGCAGGTGGAAACGGTACATGGAGAGAGGAAGCAGGGCGATAATGTGCAGGACGAGAAATGGAATTAAAAATGAACAGGACCAGTGAATCCAATTTAAGTGCAATGACAGAAAGGCGATGAACATTTGCTGCCACATCCTCACGTCCCGCTTTTGACTACACGCTGGACACATTGCAATCACTTATTGACAGTGACTCTTTTAAAGCTCTAAGTTTCAAGAGTAGTGGTCAAAAAGTTCAAGAACAAGGGGAAGAAAACTTTCcaattgtgaacactgaaaaGGTTATTCTAATAGAAATCGATAATCAGAGGCTGTGCTGCTTTTTATGCACACATCGTCTGTCATGCTTAAGCAGTGGAGTGTGATTTGGCAGGCATATTAAGGCTCCTGTGTAATGTTCTGGTGAATGTAGATTCATTATAGCCAACAGCGGCAGTGCCCTGCTACCATTTCACACATGGATGGTCGAGGTCACCTTTCCTATACCTGCCAACACAGCTTTCTCACTCCACAGCAGACTgtctttttatttgtactttattctaaAGACACTTTGTCACAATGTGGACTTTTACAGCTTACAATCGATCATCTGTTCAGTAGGTTGGAAGCTGCCGGAAATGCTGAGTgagcatgtttgaaacaaaagTGCAAAAACCTCTGAGCCACATTCAagagaaccaaaaaaaaaaaatatcacaatttAGAGAAAAAGAcagaatattataagaataaagttgttctTTTCCAAGAAATGTGTGTAATATTCCAAGAATATCAAGAGAATTAATCAGTGAAAGAGTCTCTTCTCTTAAAATGACTAATTTGTACTTCAAATTATGAAGTCTTTTGGTATAgcaatattatattatcatcAGTATTGGGTCTTAAAATAATGCATGCAAATTACTGCTGGACTCCAACTGCTGTGACATGTTGATGTTGGAAGTaggaaataaataatgtaaaaataaataaatccttctttaaaaaaataaaaaaatgtaaaaagtaggCTActcttttcctcataaaattaaggttttattttcgtaatattgTGTATTTTTCAGAGTAAAATTTCAACACTATTATGTTAATAGAATGTTTCTTATACAATtgtgaaaattaaaaacaatattttaatcttttttttttttttactatatgtatatgttttatttatttatttattgcttctCATTGTGGCCCTAACTGCTACTTCTTGTAATGGTCCCCTTCACAATTTGGCCATCAGTGTTGTCGACTGGCCCTTTTAGTCATTCATTTGTATACTAGgaagtaaaaaatgtattttttatttttttgctgtatttttacatgttttattactGCATCAATTAAGGCAAAGTCCTGCACACAATATCCTCTGTTGTAATATGCCCCTCCCAGAAGGTCCATTCAATTTAGCGTGAATGTCTTTGAAAAGGTATTAACAGGAAGTATTAATGAGAGGGGTGCTTTAAAATTGCAGACCTCTTATAAAGACTAATTAACCATGCTGTTATTGTATTAGGAAAAAACACAGAGGCCAACATAAAGAACATTTATTGAGtggtaaattaaaaataaaccaTTGGGCCATTAGACAGGCTCAACACTGAATTCTTACCCCCCAGGTGTCCAGCGTTGCCCCTGCTCTTCTTGCTGCTCTTGGAGCTGCgtctggaggaggtggtggctGAGCTGTGCTCACTGACAGAGTCCTGAGCCGAGGAAGTACTTCCTGTGTTCTCGCTGCTGTCTCTCAGCATGCTCTCATAGCCACTGCTGCCTCCGCTGTGGTAGAACAAGGCCGTCTTCCCCATGGCCGGGGGCAGCTCGCCACTCAGGACGCTACTGTGAGACAccaaaaataagagcaaagtTCAAATCAGTGAAGTCGCCCACACTGTTGAATCCAAGGCAACTTCTTCAACAACCGAGAAGATGTCCAGTTGCCTTTGATCCAACTTACTGTGGTTTTCTAtgtcctggatgactgagaatcaaTCGTCCAAATACCTGTTGTCGCTGGCATGGCCACTGCTGCAGCGATGTGGTTTTCGTGGAGCAGTGATCTTACTGTAGGGAGAAGGAAGGGTTTGGACAGCTGCAACTCTCTCCTCCCCCAGACCGCCTCCAGCAAGACCTCCTGTAATAGCGACCCCTCCACTGAGAGAAAACGAGAAGTATTGTCataagatactgtatgtcaacaATGAAAAAACTTTGAGAGGTAAAACTCTGGCTCACCCTGCTCCTCCATTCCCTTTCTCCTCCCCTGAATCTGCGCCTCCTCCCTGGGAATGACTCCTTGAACGTGAGCCTGCACTTCCTTGGAGAAGCTCTGAGATACGACCATTGACAGCCCGCAGTGGCAGCTTGGCAGCAAAGCTTCCCCCTCGATTGCGGCTCAGAGACTGTGTAGACCAGGATGCAGGAGAGGGTCCCTGCTGTTGCACCGGGCCCTGGATGGTGGTCTGGGGCTGAGGAAGCAGACAACAAGCTTAGGTTTGGAAGTTTATTGTTATGGTCTGGATGCAAATGAAGCCTTACCTTTCCATTAGGAGGCAGGCTTGAGCTTCTACTTGAGGCCTGGCTCAGAGACTTGGTAGAAAAGCTGAGAGTCTTTGTGCTGGATGCAGACAGACTCCTGGCTTTAGGACTGCTGGTCATCAAGAGCTTACTGACAGCTGAGATTTTTGACTGGCCGCTGGATTTTGCCGGTGACTGCGGAGCGCTGTTGGAACCAGGACTGGCTCCGAAACTGTTTCCAGAGGGAGAACATACCGATCCCGCACGGGTGAGGCTGCGTCCTGTACGAGGCATGCTACCGTCACCTTTGGGTCCACTCCCTCTGAGGTTCTCTCCTCTTTCTAAGGAGAAGCAGTCATAGTGGTGGGAACCACTGTGGGTTCGACCCAGAGAATTAGTTCTGCTCGCAATTTGCTCCAACTTGGCACTGAAGAGTCTACTGCTATCTGTGCTGCAGCCTCGTTGTCTGCTGCCACATCCAGATCCCACCATATCATCTGAAGAGCTTCCCATCATGGAGACCGCATGAAGGGGTTGATGAAGTGGACTAGCTGCCCTGTTACGCAGCTCAAGGCTGGACTTGCGTACAGGAGGCAAAGGTGGGATGCCTCCCTTCTTGTGGGAGAAAAAGCCCTGTTTCCCAGTTGATCCCCGGCGGTCAAGTGTGGCACGAGGACTACAGGGAGTTGAAGAGGTGGCACCGATATTCTTCTTGTAGTCCGCTGTGTTCTCTAAGCCGTCGTGGCGGTTCAGACGATGCCAGCCACGAGGAAGACTGGCAGTGCGATGGATTTCTGGGTTGTAGTTATCACTCAAAGCCTCTCCTTGGGCTATTATACCAGCGACCATCTCACAACCATCCACCACTCTCTTGAAGGACTCTGGGGATGATACCACCTCCCCGCCTGAGCTAGAGCCCCCGTGATCTTCAACTGCTGAGAATGGACAATCAGGTTGGAAGATATTAAtccaaaagacaatgcagataCATTATTACAGTATAGAGACATTGGCATACCCTCAACCAAGGACTAACAGGGAAGAAACATGTATGGTTCACCCCTCTACAAAGTTATGTAGTTAACCCTGCTAACTGACAGAAAAAAGAACATACCCTTGCAACTTGTGCTTGGCACAGACCATTCAGACTACTTTCTTACCATCTCTGCAGAAATTCTGAAGGTTCCCATTCCCAGCTTCTTCAGTTTTCACTCCTGAATGGCTCTTCGAATGTCTCTCCTCCATACTGCGCTTCAGCCAGGGGTCCTCAAAGCTCAGCTCACTGGAAATAGAAGCTAATGGTGGTGTGTTTATCACAGAGAACTTTGATGGTGAGGAGCATCCACTAGCTACACATGGGTGAGCACTGATCGGGGTTTTGAAAGTAGAGAGGTTCCCAAGTGCCATAGAAGACTGAATGGTGGTTTTAGCCATGGATGGAGGCAGTTTTCTCAGCCTATCCTTGGTTGGAGTTTCCCTCTCTTTCTCTGACAGCTCTCCTTCAAGACTTCCTCTTCTTAAACTGCTTTCATTATTGCCTGACCCATCCAGTCTGCAAGAGGGGTTAACTTCAGCCAAGGCCTCCCCTTGCTGACTTTGAGACTGGCTGAAGCTATGGAGGGACTGATCAGCTTCACTGCACATACTCAGATCACTCATCCAGGAGGTGATGGGAGACATGACGGGCGCTAAAGCCTCCCCTTCCATGCGCAGCCTGGCCATTGCCACCTGTAGGGGATTAAAAATGAGAATGGGTCCATCGGTATGCTAATAGAATAATTTTGTCTTCGACAGCTTAATCAACATGGCATGGTTGGATGAGATTCCCACAATAACGCTCTTGTAGAACATTttcccagaagagtggaaaCTGTTTTAGCTGCAAATATCACTTATCCAAACCCAACCACATATAAAACAGTGTGTGTTTCAGTCACACTAACCTCGGCCTTGGCAACCACCTCTGTAACCCCGCagcttgttgcagacacatGATAGCTCTCTGCAGCTCCATCCTTAACAGAGCCCCCAAGAAGTGCAGAGGCCTGTGAATCTGAAGCAAGGGCATCCACGGAGCAGCCATCGCTATTGAAGCTGATGATGCTCATCGGACGACATGCCAGACCCTGTGTCGCCATGAGAGCTGCGATGTGGGGGTCATCTTCTCCACCAGGAACCCCCGGGTATAGTAATACATCCTGACAGAGCAGGTGAGGTCCAGCTGGCATGGATGCTGCCGTGGACAGGACAGGAGTGTCTCCGTCTTGACTTTATTTGTAACAGTTAAGTTCAATTCAATATCAGAAAAGTGCTCACCATCCCTGTGTGTGTCCAAGGGTATAGGGGGGACATCATCATCGCAGAGTGTTTCAGCTGAGCCCAAGCTGGCAGACAGGGATGGAATCGGATCTTTGACTTGGGGGCTCATACCCACAGGAGAAGTTCTAGACAGTGGGGACTCAGTGGAGGAGCGTCCACTGTCTGCAGCCAAACTGTCTGCATTGTAGGAAACACATTTAATTCATACGAATGATAACTAAAGGATATTGTCATCAACCTAAAGGAAAGTGTGATTATCCCATACTGTCAGAGGTCAAAGCGTCTGTGGTTTGTCCATCCTGAGCCAAATTGTGTGAAGGGAGAGGAGGTGTCGCTGGCATCACACACTTCTGGGTGTACACTTTACACCGCTGTGACGGCGACAACGGAGCCCTGCGGACAACGCAGACGTTCATATTGGGATGTTTAAAAATCCAGATGTAATACTTGGCATTACTGAACTAAATGTCCTTGGTCAACATTATTGATGAACTTCACCTATATTCTGAGGTTTTAGTTAGACTGGCAATGCCGAGGCGTGGTGATCCAAGTGGGCGTGTCTTTGCGTCAGTGTTACCTCCCACGGTCAGGCTCTCACGACTGTCCAGAcagatatatttttaattattttaaagagAAAGTACATTCATgaatttcatttttgtattactGTGATTGTTGTATACATTGGTGTACAACTGTTTCTAATTTGCTTTTGTCTCACCTTTCATACAGGTGCGAGGCCTTGGCCCTGTGCAGAGGATTAGAGGTGATGCTTCCGGTGACATTCCTGTTTCCAGTAATATGGGTCATAGTGCTGGAACTCTGAGCCAGACTGTGGATCATGGTCTGGGCCAGCTCAgcctcctccaccacctcctTGATGTCCTGCAACTGCTGGTCATTGGTCTTCCTTGATGTGGCGGCTGAGGGGGAAGACAGCTGGAGTGCACGTTCTGGAGTAGGTGGAGACCCTGTGGAAAGTACAGCTCGTTAAATGGGAACAATTTTTAGTTGACCCTGACATACagaacatgtatgaatttgttgatGTGATTGTTAGGAGTGTCTGAGAAAAAAGAATCAAATACATTGCAGATATATTGCATTATAATGAAGGAATCCACCTGTTTTGGCTTCTTTATCTAATGGAGCAGCAGAGTTGGGCTCAGCAGGAGCAGCTGCGCCCGGAGAAGGGAAGCATGGTTCTTTGGATCCTTGTTTGTTGGCTGGAACCTCCTCAAAGGGAAACTTAGTTACCTTAACAGAATGGATGACAAAGAATATTTAACAGTTCTCCAACACAGCATATGTATGAACCCACTGATTAATTAATCTGGCATTGGCATAATCAGGCATTCTGTCCTTCTAACTTGGCAggaacagtttggggaagggccctttctgttcccagtgcacaaagcaaggtccataaaggcatcCTTGGAAGGGTTTGGTGTGTAAATCCAGCAAATGCCTTTGGAATTCACTAAAACACATTTagtgacctcacaaatggaccAAGGTTTCCACACAACGTCTTTACAAAGTATTTCCAGAAGAGTGGAAGCAGTTCTATTTTGTtgtattgtcatttccagtaGATGTCCTAATACTTGTGTTGACAGCGACATGAATACAGCAGTGCTCTGTACCTCCTCACTGCCATCAATGCAGTCCAGTCTCTCCTGCAGCTCAGCAAAGGTGTTGCACTTCAGGCACTCGGCCCCCTCCTCAGGCACAGGGGCTAATGGCTGTCCTAGTAGTGATTGAGCAGGCTGGGGCTGAGATGGACCTTCATGCTGCCCTTGGCTCTCTGGCTCAGGCTGCACCTGCTGAAGCAGAATTCAAGGTGTCATTTATGTCATCTATTTTGGATCAAAGcttcatttatgactttatcacCTGACTCTGATGCTGTACCTCTGATGTTTTAGCTCGCAGCAAGGCAGGAACAATGGGCACAAACTCCGGTGGACCCTCATTGTCCGTCAGCTCCCTGTCTGATACAGCGGCACCGTTGGGACCCACGTAGATGACCGTGTCACATGACTGCTCGCTGCTGGAATACTCATCCGGGTCGCTGGACAGGCGCAGCAGTGGGACGTCTGAGCCGGGGTCACCGCGGTGGTGAAAAGGCCGCAGATGGGTGGGACGACGCATGCGACCTTCCTCGCAGGAGCTCTCTCCTCCAGAGGAGCTGGAGGTGTACTGCTGAGGACAAATGGCGGTGACAGAAAATACTTTTTATACAAGACAACatatatagaacatatttaatatGCAGTTCACAGAAGAGttagttacaggaaaaaaaatatttttaaaaatgatacattttcaaCAAGAATACAgcggtttttttttacacaatttttaaaaaatattaatttaaatatttaaaagaaaaataaactcACACTGGCCACAGTATCTGGCCAGAGAATTGCGCTTATTTTCAGTGACGATACACAGATGTTTtacatttagaaataaaaaaacagaattcagCTAAAACATATGCGATTCATTAGAACAcctcataataaaataaaattttagcATTTGCacagccacttgttgctaggcagaattaaTGGGCTCTCTGACCTAGCATCATTTGTGCTCCCCAGCCCAATAAGAAGTAAAATTGGAATTGGAATCATGCAATTTCCTTGGCAACGTGGGGCAGAGGGCTCCACTGCTCCACACAGCTAATGACGATGGATACATTCATTTCACAATGAATTCACTGTGAGATAAAAGGTATCTACCACATTCGATGAGTCAAATGAATTTACTAAAACTCACCACGGAGactttagtttttttctttttcatgcgGAGGACGCGAGATGCGAGCTGAATGGTGGAGAGACTTTCCGAGAAGTCACCAGGAGAGGCCGAGATGTGAGCGATCATGGTGGTGCGGCAGTTCATGTTGCCTAGCGACTCCCTTAGCAACATGGTCAGCTTGCTATCCCTGGAGAGCACAAAGGTAAGCCAAATCAGACGATGTGACATGAGGGTTATGAAAATCATTCATGAGAAAAACCTCCAAATGTACTCCAATAGTTTCAAAGATGAACAAGAGAGAAGCAAACAGATCACAGAGGTAAACTGAACACtaatcatatacagtggaaccttggttagcatcattaactcGTTCCAACCCAAACTGACACTAACTGTATCAATTTTTCctttaagaaataatgtaaagccaATTAATCTGCTCGAGAAAGTTTAGTAGTTTTCGAATTCTAGtgaacaattc
The sequence above is a segment of the Dunckerocampus dactyliophorus isolate RoL2022-P2 chromosome 3, RoL_Ddac_1.1, whole genome shotgun sequence genome. Coding sequences within it:
- the kif26ba gene encoding kinesin-like protein KIF26B isoform X3, whose protein sequence is MTSLSGSKERSVAGRGRKYTVPDTSPTKSASFFPDTWYRKTYEETTRSNSRPAPEGAGSMPSSTGTPSPGSGISSPGSLSGSPGNISPGIGTGSPGSLGGSPGFGTGSPASGSGSSPGSERGIWCENCNTRLIELKRQALKLLIPGPYSSKDPSFPLLLHDKLQVPNSSRRAWNERDSRCDVCATHLTQLKQEAVRMVLTLDEWDLSPSSSPPPLFGRYTSQGALGASGSREWPSPFLPSSSSSVAASAISHPSRSSSPSPSPSPGQTPTPSPSHGPSATSHGSPTNQQTHIAGIRLGSKPSSLGIGGVAERRNGSPGSGKAAVAQVSAVNSSWNSSANSSNNTTGLQQLNRTNGGVTLYPYKISQMVSEASREGLSEAALNRYNTHSPSHTNSSSHTNSPSHSLATTTTTAQTTSSTAASFFARAAQKLNLTSKKKKLKATTAPVPVTTSSPMCDSHLFPTNFSSALLIAPPPAPPCLLRAANKIKDTPGLGKVKVMVRVCPVSQSDAVASSSFLKVDPRKKQITIMDPSANQMPSTPSQKKAGTSQVPPKMFTFDAAFPPDASQAEVCAGTVAEVIQSVVNGADGCVFCFGHSKLGKSYTMIGRHDSLQTLGIIPCAISWLFKLINERREKTGARFSVRVSAVEVWGKEENLNDLLSEVATGSLQDGQSPGVYLCEDPICGMQLQNQSELRAPTPEKAAWFLDAAIAARNSSQRPSNATEEDHRNSHMLFTLHIYQYRMEKTGKGGMSGGRSRLHLLDLGSCDVGILAGGTSGKGRESSSPGSAPLCLSLSALGNVILALVNGSKHIPCKDSKLTMLLRESLGNMNCRTTMIAHISASPGDFSESLSTIQLASRVLRMKKKKTKVSVYTSSSSGGESSCEEGRMRRPTHLRPFHHRGDPGSDVPLLRLSSDPDEYSSSEQSCDTVIYVGPNGAAVSDRELTDNEGPPEFVPIVPALLRAKTSEVQHQSQQVQPEPESQGQHEGPSQPQPAQSLLGQPLAPVPEEGAECLKCNTFAELQERLDCIDGSEEVTKFPFEEVPANKQGSKEPCFPSPGAAAPAEPNSAAPLDKEAKTGSPPTPERALQLSSPSAATSRKTNDQQLQDIKEVVEEAELAQTMIHSLAQSSSTMTHITGNRNVTGSITSNPLHRAKASHLYESRESLTVGGNTDAKTRPLGSPRLGIASLTKTSEYRAPLSPSQRCKVYTQKCVMPATPPLPSHNLAQDGQTTDALTSDNSLAADSGRSSTESPLSRTSPVGMSPQVKDPIPSLSASLGSAETLCDDDVPPIPLDTHRDASMPAGPHLLCQDVLLYPGVPGGEDDPHIAALMATQGLACRPMSIISFNSDGCSVDALASDSQASALLGGSVKDGAAESYHVSATSCGVTEVVAKAEVAMARLRMEGEALAPVMSPITSWMSDLSMCSEADQSLHSFSQSQSQQGEALAEVNPSCRLDGSGNNESSLRRGSLEGELSEKERETPTKDRLRKLPPSMAKTTIQSSMALGNLSTFKTPISAHPCVASGCSSPSKFSVINTPPLASISSELSFEDPWLKRSMEERHSKSHSGVKTEEAGNGNLQNFCRDAVEDHGGSSSGGEVVSSPESFKRVVDGCEMVAGIIAQGEALSDNYNPEIHRTASLPRGWHRLNRHDGLENTADYKKNIGATSSTPCSPRATLDRRGSTGKQGFFSHKKGGIPPLPPVRKSSLELRNRAASPLHQPLHAVSMMGSSSDDMVGSGCGSRQRGCSTDSSRLFSAKLEQIASRTNSLGRTHSGSHHYDCFSLERGENLRGSGPKGDGSMPRTGRSLTRAGSVCSPSGNSFGASPGSNSAPQSPAKSSGQSKISAVSKLLMTSSPKARSLSASSTKTLSFSTKSLSQASSRSSSLPPNGKPQTTIQGPVQQQGPSPASWSTQSLSRNRGGSFAAKLPLRAVNGRISELLQGSAGSRSRSHSQGGGADSGEEKGNGGAGGGVAITGGLAGGGLGEERVAAVQTLPSPYSKITAPRKPHRCSSGHASDNSSVLSGELPPAMGKTALFYHSGGSSGYESMLRDSSENTGSTSSAQDSVSEHSSATTSSRRSSKSSKKSRGNAGHLGGIQRRRLIPALTLDSSSSTSPHRATKQATTSSSSSSLSPGACWVDGPLGPPAPTNLRGTAETFEIKVYEIDDVERLQKRRDKGGVKEMVYISGKLRLLEHRQQRISEVRAKYQWLKKELEQTKQYLMLEPHTWTTEFELQQVYEVDSLEYLEALETVTDKLETRVNFCKAHLMMITCFDVSSRHR
- the kif26ba gene encoding kinesin-like protein KIF26B isoform X6, which gives rise to MTSLSGSKERSVAGRGRKYTVPDTSPTKSASFFPDTWYRKTYEETTRSNSRPAPEGAGSMPSSTGTPSPGSGISSPGSLSGSPGNISPGIGTGSPGSLGGSPGFGTGSPASGSGSSPGSERGIWCENCNTRLIELKRQALKLLIPGPYSSKDPSFPLLLHDKLQVPNSSRRAWNERDSRCDVCATHLTQLKQEAVRMVLTLDEWDLSPSSSPPPLFGRYTSQGALGASGSREWPSPFLPSSSSSVAASAISHPSRSSSPSPSPSPGQTPTPSPSHGPSATSHGSPTNQQTHIAGIRLGSKPSSLGIGGVAERRNGSPGSGKAAVAQISQMVSEASREGLSEAALNRYNTHSPSHTNSSSHTNSPSHSLATTTTTAQTTSSTAASFFARAAQKLNLTSKKKKLKATTAPVPVTTSSPMCDSHLFPTNFSSALLIAPPPAPPCLLRAANKIKDTPGLGKVKVMVRVCPVSQSDAVASSSFLKVDPRKKQITIMDPSANQMPSTPSQKKAGTSQVPPKMFTFDAAFPPDASQAEVCAGTVAEVIQSVVNGADGCVFCFGHSKLGKSYTMIGRHDSLQTLGIIPCAISWLFKLINERREKTGARFSVRVSAVEVWGKEENLNDLLSEVATGSLQDGQSPGVYLCEDPICGMQLQNQSELRAPTPEKAAWFLDAAIAARNSSQRPSNATEEDHRNSHMLFTLHIYQYRMEKTGKGGMSGGRSRLHLLDLGSCDVGILAGGTSGKGRESSSPGSAPLCLSLSALGNVILALVNGSKHIPCKDSKLTMLLRESLGNMNCRTTMIAHISASPGDFSESLSTIQLASRVLRMKKKKTKVSVQYTSSSSGGESSCEEGRMRRPTHLRPFHHRGDPGSDVPLLRLSSDPDEYSSSEQSCDTVIYVGPNGAAVSDRELTDNEGPPEFVPIVPALLRAKTSEVQHQSQQVQPEPESQGQHEGPSQPQPAQSLLGQPLAPVPEEGAECLKCNTFAELQERLDCIDGSEEVTKFPFEEVPANKQGSKEPCFPSPGAAAPAEPNSAAPLDKEAKTGSPPTPERALQLSSPSAATSRKTNDQQLQDIKEVVEEAELAQTMIHSLAQSSSTMTHITGNRNVTGSITSNPLHRAKASHLYESRESLTVGGNTDAKTRPLGSPRLGIASLTKTSEYRAPLSPSQRCKVYTQKCVMPATPPLPSHNLAQDGQTTDALTSDNSLAADSGRSSTESPLSRTSPVGMSPQVKDPIPSLSASLGSAETLCDDDVPPIPLDTHRDASMPAGPHLLCQDVLLYPGVPGGEDDPHIAALMATQGLACRPMSIISFNSDGCSVDALASDSQASALLGGSVKDGAAESYHVSATSCGVTEVVAKAEVAMARLRMEGEALAPVMSPITSWMSDLSMCSEADQSLHSFSQSQSQQGEALAEVNPSCRLDGSGNNESSLRRGSLEGELSEKERETPTKDRLRKLPPSMAKTTIQSSMALGNLSTFKTPISAHPCVASGCSSPSKFSVINTPPLASISSELSFEDPWLKRSMEERHSKSHSGVKTEEAGNGNLQNFCRDAVEDHGGSSSGGEVVSSPESFKRVVDGCEMVAGIIAQGEALSDNYNPEIHRTASLPRGWHRLNRHDGLENTADYKKNIGATSSTPCSPRATLDRRGSTGKQGFFSHKKGGIPPLPPVRKSSLELRNRAASPLHQPLHAVSMMGSSSDDMVGSGCGSRQRGCSTDSSRLFSAKLEQIASRTNSLGRTHSGSHHYDCFSLERGENLRGSGPKGDGSMPRTGRSLTRAGSVCSPSGNSFGASPGSNSAPQSPAKSSGQSKISAVSKLLMTSSPKARSLSASSTKTLSFSTKSLSQASSRSSSLPPNGKPQTTIQGPVQQQGPSPASWSTQSLSRNRGGSFAAKLPLRAVNGRISELLQGSAGSRSRSHSQGGGADSGEEKGNGGAGGGVAITGGLAGGGLGEERVAAVQTLPSPYSKITAPRKPHRCSSGHASDNSSVLSGELPPAMGKTALFYHSGGSSGYESMLRDSSENTGSTSSAQDSVSEHSSATTSSRRSSKSSKKSRGNAGHLGGIQRRRLIPALTLDSSSSTSPHRATKQATTSSSSSSLSPGACWVDGPLGPPAPTNLRGTAETFEIKVYEIDDVERLQKRRDKGGVKEMVYISGKLRLLEHRQQRISEVRAKYQWLKKELEQTKQYLMLEPHTWTTEFELQQVYEVDSLEYLEALETVTDKLETRVNFCKAHLMMITCFDVSSRHR